From a region of the Nocardioides ginsengisegetis genome:
- a CDS encoding serine hydrolase domain-containing protein: MQSLHDEVDRAAEDGWFSGVVRVDRAHETELCAAYGFADRAHGVRNTVDTQFGIASGTKGLTALVVMSLVERGTLGLDTTARSLLGDDLPLVADDVTVEHLLAHRSGIGDYLDEDGADLSDHLMPVPVHELATTEQYVAVLEGHPTVFPAGARFAYNDAGYVLLALLAERASGVEFPDLVRTLVCEPAGMVDTAFLRSDELPGRAARGYLSVDGLRTNGLHLPVRGSGDGGIYSTVTDLRGFWTALVAGRIVSPQTLAEMVRPRSHWPDLSYVSSRDHRRYGLGFHLHATGDQVWLEGYDAGVSFASLHDPASSVTWTVISNWTDGAWPIVRVLRDWFGS, translated from the coding sequence ATGCAGTCGCTCCACGACGAGGTGGACAGGGCGGCGGAGGACGGCTGGTTCTCCGGGGTGGTCCGCGTGGACCGCGCGCACGAGACGGAGCTCTGCGCGGCGTACGGATTCGCGGACCGCGCCCACGGGGTGCGCAACACGGTGGACACCCAGTTCGGGATCGCCAGCGGCACCAAGGGCCTGACGGCGCTGGTGGTGATGAGCCTGGTCGAGCGCGGGACGCTCGGGCTCGACACCACCGCCCGCTCGCTGCTCGGCGACGACCTGCCGCTGGTGGCCGACGACGTGACGGTCGAGCACCTGCTGGCGCACCGGTCCGGGATCGGCGACTACCTCGACGAGGACGGCGCCGACCTCAGCGACCACCTCATGCCGGTGCCGGTGCACGAGCTCGCGACGACCGAGCAGTACGTCGCGGTGCTGGAGGGGCACCCGACCGTGTTCCCGGCAGGCGCGCGGTTCGCCTACAACGACGCGGGCTACGTCCTGCTCGCGCTGCTCGCCGAGAGGGCGTCGGGCGTTGAGTTCCCCGACCTGGTGCGGACCCTCGTCTGCGAGCCCGCGGGCATGGTGGACACCGCGTTCCTCCGCTCCGACGAGCTGCCCGGACGCGCCGCCCGGGGCTACCTCTCGGTCGACGGCCTGCGCACCAACGGGCTCCACCTGCCGGTGCGCGGGAGCGGCGACGGCGGCATCTACTCGACGGTCACCGACCTCCGCGGCTTCTGGACGGCCCTCGTCGCCGGCCGGATCGTCTCTCCGCAAACCCTCGCCGAGATGGTGCGACCGCGCAGCCACTGGCCGGACCTGTCCTACGTGAGCTCGCGCGACCACCGGCGCTACGGCCTCGGCTTCCACCTGCACGCGACGGGCGACCAGGTCTGGCTCGAGGGGTACGACGCGGGCGTGTCGTTCGCGAGCCTGCACGACCCCGCGTCGTCGGTGACCTGGACGGTCATCTCCAACTGGACCGACGGCGCCTGGCCGATCGTGCGGGTGCTCCGGGACTGGTTCGGCAGCTGA
- a CDS encoding cupin domain-containing protein: MVRAGDAIENPVSGERITFVRTSEQTGGALAEMDLELSPAAFLAAEHIHRSQEEKFEVVEGRILLRCAGVETVSGPGESVVVPPGSPHSWAPYGGAGARVRLTFTPGAGIEQFFDDFFRLAREGRMNAKGMPPLTTSARLGLAHDLYLAGPPVPLQRAAFRVLVGVSRLIPGS, from the coding sequence ATGGTGAGGGCGGGCGACGCGATCGAGAATCCGGTGTCCGGCGAGCGCATCACCTTCGTGCGCACGAGCGAGCAGACCGGCGGCGCACTCGCCGAGATGGACCTCGAGCTGAGCCCGGCCGCGTTCCTGGCCGCGGAGCACATCCACCGCTCGCAGGAGGAGAAGTTCGAGGTCGTCGAGGGCCGCATCCTGCTGCGCTGCGCGGGCGTCGAGACGGTCAGCGGGCCGGGGGAGAGCGTCGTCGTGCCTCCCGGGTCGCCGCACTCGTGGGCGCCGTACGGCGGTGCCGGGGCGCGGGTCCGGCTGACCTTCACGCCCGGCGCCGGCATCGAGCAGTTCTTCGACGACTTCTTCCGCCTGGCCCGCGAGGGCCGGATGAACGCCAAGGGCATGCCCCCGCTGACGACCAGCGCTCGGCTGGGGCTGGCCCACGACCTCTACCTCGCCGGCCCGCCCGTGCCGCTCCAGCGCGCGGCCTTCCGCGTGCTGGTCGGCGTCAGCCGGCTGATCCCCGGCTCCTGA
- a CDS encoding MFS transporter, translated as MFTALLRHARPPSPLAGRLSAQSLLFALGEGTFMTGSAVFFTQIVGLSAAQVGLGLTIAGIASFLAALPMGKLVDRFGPKKMWAVSATGQAAMFSVWPFIHDFHGYVAMAVGMEVIGALGGAAFGTYTIDVLPPDERVKSRAYMYSALNVGFTFGSTVGGVALAFHSNNVLHMLPWFTTLAFLVNALAITRLPRATHDDRTADERKVKVPGPGPLRNPGWLLTEFFTGVFWTNQVLLNVVIPLWLVQETDAPRVLLAFLFGTNTVMCIFLPMAAARGVKDLRTALKAVRISSSFFVLSCLITLATHDTVGLLTIALVWLGHVTVTGAELYLSAASWTFEAELMDPRQRGAYQGAAGLSATLGKVWAPAVYTFLAINWGAAGWLVIAGVIALATIGVHPSTRMARRFLEKHVPADVLADARASSPEAEEGLAVGPPSLIDTDAPVPDHEPDPVH; from the coding sequence ATGTTCACCGCACTCCTCCGCCACGCGCGCCCGCCGTCCCCGCTCGCCGGGCGACTCTCCGCCCAGTCCCTCCTCTTCGCCCTCGGCGAGGGCACGTTCATGACCGGATCGGCGGTGTTCTTCACCCAGATCGTCGGGCTGAGCGCCGCCCAGGTCGGCCTCGGCCTCACCATCGCCGGCATCGCCTCGTTCCTCGCGGCCCTGCCGATGGGCAAGCTCGTCGACCGGTTCGGGCCCAAGAAGATGTGGGCCGTCAGCGCCACCGGCCAGGCGGCGATGTTCTCGGTGTGGCCCTTCATCCACGACTTCCACGGGTACGTCGCGATGGCGGTCGGCATGGAGGTCATCGGCGCCCTGGGCGGGGCCGCGTTCGGCACCTACACGATCGACGTGCTGCCGCCCGACGAGCGGGTGAAGTCGCGGGCCTACATGTACTCCGCGCTCAACGTGGGCTTCACCTTCGGATCGACGGTCGGCGGCGTCGCGCTGGCCTTCCACTCCAACAACGTGCTGCACATGCTGCCGTGGTTCACCACCCTCGCGTTCCTGGTGAACGCCCTCGCGATCACCCGGCTGCCGCGGGCCACGCACGACGACCGCACCGCCGACGAGCGCAAGGTGAAGGTCCCCGGGCCGGGGCCGCTGCGCAACCCCGGCTGGCTGCTGACGGAGTTCTTCACCGGGGTCTTCTGGACCAACCAGGTGCTGCTCAACGTCGTCATCCCGCTGTGGCTCGTGCAGGAGACCGATGCCCCACGCGTGCTGCTGGCCTTCCTCTTCGGCACCAACACGGTGATGTGCATCTTCCTGCCGATGGCGGCCGCCCGCGGGGTCAAGGACCTGCGAACCGCGCTCAAGGCCGTGCGGATCTCCTCGTCCTTCTTCGTGCTGTCCTGCCTGATCACGCTGGCCACCCACGACACCGTCGGCCTGCTCACGATCGCCCTGGTCTGGCTGGGTCACGTGACCGTGACCGGTGCCGAGCTCTACCTCTCGGCGGCCAGCTGGACGTTCGAGGCCGAGCTGATGGACCCGCGCCAGCGCGGCGCCTACCAGGGTGCGGCCGGTCTGAGCGCCACCCTCGGCAAGGTGTGGGCGCCCGCCGTCTACACGTTCCTCGCGATCAACTGGGGCGCCGCCGGATGGCTGGTCATCGCCGGGGTCATCGCGCTGGCCACGATCGGGGTGCACCCCTCGACCCGCATGGCGCGACGCTTCCTCGAGAAGCACGTCCCCGCCGACGTGCTGGCCGACGCCCGTGCGTCGTCGCCGGAGGCCGAGGAGGGGCTGGCCGTCGGGCCGCCGTCGCTCATCGACACCGACGCGCCGGTCCCGGACCACGAGCCCGACCCGGTCCACTGA
- a CDS encoding GNAT family N-acetyltransferase, giving the protein MALPTPTLQTDRLRLRPFEDGDAGDLWALHSDAHVLRYWDSPPWTEPARAERFLAACRQMADDDAGARLAVERVADGVFLGWCSLNRWNPDHRSASLGYCYGEAAWGHGYATEAAGALLDWAFATLDLNRVQAETDTRNLGSARVLEKLGFLREGTLREDCVVDGDVSDSWVHGLLRREWRAS; this is encoded by the coding sequence ATGGCGCTGCCCACCCCCACCCTGCAGACCGACCGCCTCCGGCTGCGTCCCTTCGAGGACGGCGACGCGGGCGACCTGTGGGCGCTGCACAGCGACGCCCACGTGCTGCGCTACTGGGACTCCCCGCCGTGGACCGAGCCCGCCCGGGCCGAGAGGTTTCTCGCAGCGTGCCGGCAGATGGCGGACGACGATGCCGGGGCGCGGCTGGCCGTGGAGCGCGTCGCCGACGGGGTGTTCCTCGGGTGGTGCAGCCTCAACCGCTGGAACCCCGACCACCGCAGCGCGTCGCTCGGCTACTGCTACGGCGAGGCCGCGTGGGGCCATGGCTACGCGACGGAGGCCGCGGGCGCCCTGCTCGACTGGGCCTTCGCGACGCTCGACCTCAACCGCGTCCAGGCCGAGACCGACACCCGCAACCTCGGCTCGGCGCGGGTGCTGGAGAAGCTCGGGTTCCTGCGCGAGGGCACCCTCCGCGAGGACTGCGTCGTCGACGGCGACGTCTCCGACTCGTGGGTCCACGGGCTGCTGCGCCGGGAGTGGCGGGCTTCCTGA
- a CDS encoding MmcQ/YjbR family DNA-binding protein: protein MTGCTLQDAFALLDQLPGATREDNGRYWRLGIGSRTFGYVWEPTRTIGLKQTIAEQLALVAERPETFEVQFTTAGFGWVVVHLEGVERDELAELTFEAWRLTAPAALVEERADRLPR, encoded by the coding sequence GTGACCGGGTGCACCCTCCAGGACGCCTTCGCCCTGCTCGACCAGCTGCCCGGGGCGACGCGCGAGGACAACGGCCGCTACTGGCGGCTGGGCATCGGGAGCAGGACCTTCGGCTACGTCTGGGAGCCGACCCGGACCATCGGCCTCAAGCAGACGATCGCCGAGCAGCTGGCGCTGGTGGCCGAGCGGCCCGAGACGTTCGAGGTGCAGTTCACCACCGCCGGCTTCGGGTGGGTCGTGGTCCACCTCGAGGGGGTCGAGCGCGACGAGCTGGCCGAGCTCACCTTCGAGGCGTGGCGGCTGACCGCGCCGGCGGCGCTCGTCGAGGAGCGGGCCGACCGGCTACCGCGCTGA
- a CDS encoding pilus assembly protein CpaE: MMTRELALALRDAGVEWAPAKGDRFVVFDRDFDTDVFVVSDMVIEVLDVPQGRQVLAFNGTTEWALDSFEAEVAVWVPREDQLRDLLGEAFVSLERLDGAADGFAVTVRRGAGLERHVDVDAESAYARAVLAVLDGSAR; encoded by the coding sequence ATGATGACCCGCGAGCTCGCGCTGGCCCTCAGGGACGCCGGCGTGGAGTGGGCGCCCGCGAAGGGTGACCGCTTCGTCGTCTTCGACCGCGACTTCGACACCGACGTCTTCGTTGTCAGCGACATGGTCATCGAGGTGCTCGACGTCCCGCAGGGCCGGCAGGTGCTCGCCTTCAACGGCACGACCGAGTGGGCGCTGGACAGCTTCGAGGCCGAGGTCGCGGTCTGGGTGCCGCGCGAGGACCAGTTGCGCGACCTGCTGGGCGAGGCGTTCGTGTCGCTCGAGAGGCTCGACGGTGCGGCCGACGGCTTCGCCGTGACCGTACGCCGCGGTGCCGGCCTCGAGCGCCACGTCGACGTCGACGCGGAGTCGGCGTACGCCCGAGCGGTGCTGGCCGTGCTCGACGGCTCAGCGCGGTAG